The window AGCCACGGCCCCGCCCACGGCCCGCACGGCGAGGGGCGCGCCGCCACTCCCAGCGGTAGCCGGGGCAGGGGAGCTCCTGCGGCCTTTCTGCCCTGCCCGGCGCCACCCCCAGCCCACACAAGCTGCTAGGATTCGGGCAAGGTCTACCCATAGCCCATTCCAGAGCGCTGCGCCCCTTCTGCCCTCTTTTTCTGGGGGGCGGGAGGGGCACCCGGGAGCGCCGAgcccctcccgccgccccgcTCGCCCCGGTTCTggcccgggccccgccccgcgggcCTGACGTGaggggcgggcccggggcggccCTGTCGCGCTGTGCCCGGCACGGGCGGCTCTGCCGGCGGTCGGGCGCCCCTCCGCCGCCCGAGCGGGGCGGCTCGCGGGAGGCGGCGCCATGGGGCTGCACGGCGTCAAGGCGGTGTTCTTCGACCTGGACAACACGCTGATCGACACGGCTGCGGCGGGGCGGCGCGCCATCGAGGAGGTACTGCCTCTGTCCCCTTCCGACGCGGGGCCCGCGGCCACTGCAGCTCCCGGCCCggcggcggtgccggtgccaCGCGTGTCCCGCTCCCTCCCCCGCTGACACGCGGCCGGGCGCCGCTCCCGGGAGCGCGCCGCGCGGCCCCGCAGCGCCCTGACGCGCGCCCCCGCGTCCCTTGCAGGTGATAAGCGCGCTGCAGTCCAAGCACCACTACGGGGAGGGAGAGGCCCGCGCCGTCTGCGATAAGGTGCAGGCCAAGCTCCTCAAGGAGTGCCACGATCCCGCCAAGATGTGCATCACAGACCTGCGGATTTCGCACTGGGAGGAGGCGATCCAGGAGACCATCGGCGGGGAGGCGAACCGCGACCTGGCGGCCGAGTGCTATTACCTGTGGAAGACGACGCGGCTGCAGCACCTGACGCTGGCCGAAGACACGCGGGCCATGCTCACCGAGCTGCGGAAAGGCCTCcgcctgctgctcctcaccaaCGGCGAGCGGCAGACGCAGAGGGAGAAGATCGAGGCGTGCGCCTGCCAGCCCTACTTCGATGCCATCGTTGTGGGGGGAGAGCAGAAAGAGGAGAAACCGGCGGCATCCATATTTCATTACTGTTGCGATCTCCTGGGGGTGCAGCCCGCGGAGTGTGTGATGGTCGGTGACTCTCTAGATACAGATATTCAAGGAGGCCTGAATGCTGGCTTGAAAGCAACGGTCTGGTTAAACAAAGCAATGACTGCCCCAGTAGATACCTCCCCCGTACCTCATTATATTATTTCTTCTGTACTGGATCTTCCAGCAGTGTTACAGAAGATGGAGCACAACGCTAATGCTAAGTTAGAAACTGACCATATGGCTGGTAGCAATGAAGCACATTGATGATGATTCCAGCATACAGAGACCTGCTGAGCTGTTAGGTGACAGATGCTCTTTTTAAAAGTCTGACCCTAGAAGTTTGAACTCATCTATGGTCTCTTTTAAACAGCAGAGGGATGAATAAGAGCACAGTTGTCA of the Camarhynchus parvulus chromosome 3, STF_HiC, whole genome shotgun sequence genome contains:
- the NANP gene encoding N-acylneuraminate-9-phosphatase gives rise to the protein MGLHGVKAVFFDLDNTLIDTAAAGRRAIEEVISALQSKHHYGEGEARAVCDKVQAKLLKECHDPAKMCITDLRISHWEEAIQETIGGEANRDLAAECYYLWKTTRLQHLTLAEDTRAMLTELRKGLRLLLLTNGERQTQREKIEACACQPYFDAIVVGGEQKEEKPAASIFHYCCDLLGVQPAECVMVGDSLDTDIQGGLNAGLKATVWLNKAMTAPVDTSPVPHYIISSVLDLPAVLQKMEHNANAKLETDHMAGSNEAH